A stretch of DNA from Anaerobacillus isosaccharinicus:
TAATATAAGTTCTATTCTAGGAAATCTTTAAGACGTTTACTTCTGCTCGGGTGGCGAAGCTTACGTAATGCTTTTGCTTCAATTTGCCTAATGCGTTCACGAGTTACTCCGAAGACTTTTCCTACTTCTTCTAAAGTTCGTGTACGGCCATCATCAAGTCCAAAGCGAAGCCTGAGAACATTCTCTTCCCGATCAGTTAACGTATCTAAAACATCTTCTAACTGCTCTTTTAACAGTTCGTAAGCTGCAGCGTCTGAAGGGGCCAATGCTTCTTGATCTTCAATAAAGTCACCAAGATGTGAATCATCTTCTTCACCAATAGGTGTTTCTAATGAAACAGGCTCTTGAGCGATTTTTAAAATTTCTCGAACCTTTTCAGGTGTTAGGTCCATCTCTGCAGATACCTCTTCTGGTGTTGGTTCGCGACCTAAATCTTGAAGTAATTGACGTTGAACCCGAATTAACTTATTAATTGTTTCAACCATGTGCACAGGTATTCTAATCGTTCTTGCTTGGTCAGCAATCGCTCTCGTAATTGCTTGTCGAATCCACCAAGTTGCATACGTACTAAACTTATACCCTTTTTCGTAGTCGAACTTTTCAACAGCTTTAATTAAGCCCATGTTACCTTCTTGAATTAAATCAAGAAATAACATTCCTCTACCTACATATCGTTTAGCGATACTAACAACTAGTCGTAAGTTTGCTTCAGCTAGTCTTCGCTTAGCTTCCTCGTCACCTGTTTCAATCTTTTTTGCCAATTCAATCTCATTCTCTGCAGAAAGAAGCGGAACACGACCAATTTCCTTTAAGTACATTCTAACGGGATCGTTAATTTTAATACCCGGTGGTACACTTAAATCGTTTAAGTCAAATTCTTCTTCTTCTTTTGCAACCTCTTGAATGTTTGGGATATCATCTGACTCGTTTAAAACCTCGATACCTTGGTCACCTAAATATTCGAAGAACTCGTCCATTTGATCTGAATCTTGTTCAAAGCTAGATAGCTTTTCTGTAATTTCAGCATATGATAGTACACCTCGTTTTTTTCCGAGCTCTACTAATTGTTCCTTAACTTGATCGATTGACATTTCTCCTTCTGCCACTGGGCGAAGCGGTTTGTCTGCCATACGACCCCCTCCTTCCGATAGTTCAACTACAAGCTTATACATATCAAAACAACGATTGTTGCTAGTATTAGAACAGTTAAATTTTTATTTATAATAAAAGCAATTAGTGCTTTAAATCCTTTTTCATTTGAATAATTTCCATTGCAATTCTAGCCGCTTGAGCATAATCTTCTCGGCTCTCAGCTTCTTTTCTTTCCTTTTCTTTTTCTTCAATCTTTACGATCTTTGGATAGTTTGTGATTTGTTTAAAATAATCATACAATTCCTGCTCCGACAATTCTTCACTTGTTGCCATCATCGCAATCTCCGTTGCTATTCTAGCTAATTTATCGTCATGTAATCTCTGGATAAATTGACTTGAGTTTGGTTCATTACCTTCAGCGTAATAAGAATAGAGATACGCTACGATCGACTGGTACTCATCGATGTTAAAATTGCCACCAATTTTTTCTTTTACTGTACTGGCAATATTAATATCTTTCATCATAAAGGCTAAAAGAATTCTTTCAGCATTATGAAATGCCGGTAAGAGACGTTTTTTTGTGACAAATCCACTTTTAAAACTTGGTTTATTTTGCTTAGGTTGATTAACGTTTTTCTGATTTTTAAATTTATAGAGACGAAGAAGCTCTTGTTTTAATACATCTAAGGAAAGAGAAAATTCATCTGCTAATTGTCTAACGTAATGATCACGTTCAATTGATTTGGTAAGGGATGTAATTTCACCAAGAACATCTTCTATGTATTGCATTCTTTCCCCTTCATTCTGAAGATTTTTTCCTCTACGAAGAAAATTCATTTTAAAAGCCATTGTTGTTTGATTAGCTCCAATTACCTCCACTCGAAACTTTTCTGGCCCATTTTCTTGAATATAATCATCTGGGTCATAACCTTCTGGAAGCCTAGCAACCTTCACATAACAATCATTCGCCTCTAGAATTTGGATAGCACGATAAGTCGCTTTAAGCCCGGCGTTATCAGAGTCATAACAAACGATAACCGTTTGAGCATTTCGTCTAATAAGCTTTGCCTGCTCATCAGTAATAGCTGTTCCTAACGTGGCGATACCATTTCGAACCCCTGCTTGCCATGCAGCAATGACGTCTACATAGCCCTCAAATAATACCGCTTCATTTTTCTTCCTCATTTCCGGCCTTGCAATGTGTAATCCATACAAAGTGTTACTTTTATTAAAAACCTTTGAATCTGAGCTATTTAAGTATTTAGGTTGTTCATTCCCTAAAACTCGACCACCAAAACCGATAACTTTACCATCTTTGTTCCAGATCGGAAAGATGACTCTGTTTCGATATCGATCAAACAATTTCCCGTCAAAATCTCGCTTAGCAAGAAGTCCAATTTGCTCCATGTAATGGAGGGGTACATTTCTTTTTTGAAAGAACTGAGTTAAGGTTTCCCATGAATCCGGAGCAAATCCTAACGAAAATTGCTGAATCATTTCCTCAGTGAAGCCCCGCCTTACTAAATAATCTAAGGCATCCTTCCCTTGCTCTGTATTCATTAGGAGATGGTGATATAGCTTGGCAGCTAGTTCATTTCCAGCAATCATAGCGTTTAGTTCACTTGATGCATTTGAAGTTTCACTTTTCTCTAGTTCAGGTAAATCAATATTAGCCTTTGTCGCTAAATGTTTCACTGAATCTAAAAATTCATACCCTTCGATCGCCATCATAAAAGAAAACGCATTACCACCTGCCCCACAGCCAAAACAGTGATATAACTGCTTTTCTGGTGAAACAGAAAAGCTAGGTGTGTTTTCTCCATGAAACGGACATAGACCAATTAAGTTTCGTCCTTGTTTCTTTAATTGAACATATTCACTAATAACATCAACAATGTCTACAGAATTTCTTATCTTTTCGATTTTTTCATCAGAAATTCTACTTCCCATGACAATTCACACCATTCTCACTCACTCATTTTAAGAGTTCGGAGTATACTAATTCGAGTTTTTTTGCTAAATTCCTTCTTTGTTAGACAAAAATTTTTCGAATCCCTCAATAAATTTTAAAATATCTTCATTTGTAAACTTACTTGGGCCTTTTGATCTCATTCTAGCCCTTCTTTGCAATTGTTCGACAAATAGCTTCAATCTCATCTTTAACTGGACAGGGATCAGCTTCTACATAAACGGTTTGTTCACAATTACGCATAATTGACTATTCTACATCTCCTAGAGAAATCCTTCTTTTTTATCCTTTAAGACAGCTGAAACTTGTTAAGGAAGGATAGTAATAGTAAAACTAGGGCTTTACTACCAGTAAAACAACTAAACTTTATAATAGGTCATAAGCCGTTAGTTGTTTATTCTCGAGAAAAATCGTTATTTAATGTCCTTACTATCATTACCAAAAAAAAAATATTAAATCTTGACTTTTTTAATTTATTTGTTCTATTAATAAAATATGCATATTTTTTGATCACAATATTTCATTATAAGCCATTTTTACCATTCTAGCCACATTTTTTTGAAAAATATTCTTTTACTTGAATGAAATTCATAGTTACCAAATACGAATCTTGTCAAACTATAGGTTATTGCGGGGTTTTGCGTAACTACCTATAGGACCTTAAAGGCGAGATTATGTCATTTATGAAATTCATTAATAAAAAAAGAAAAGCACAAAGTTTCTTCAACCTTGTGCTTCCCCTTTAATTTTTTCCATTGAACATGTTCCAAATTAGATTAGCTGTTTCTTCAACAGCTTTATTTGAAACATTAATAACAGGGCAACCAATTCTTGTCATAATTTTCTCAGCATATTCTAGTTCTAGTTTAATTCTTTCCATATTTGCATAATTAGCTTCTGCCTTTAAGCCAAGTGCTTTCAATCGTTCTGCTCGAATATCATTTAATTTCTCTGGGCTAATCGTTAACCCAACGCATTTTTTCGGTGATATTGAAAAAAGCTCTGCTGGAGGCTCAACTTCTGGCACAAGTGGAACATTTGCAACCTTTAGTCGTTTATGAGCTAAATATTGAGAAAGTGGAGTTTTCGAAGTTCTCGAAACACCTACCAAAATTACATCTGCTCTTATAATACCTCGAGGATCTCTTCCATCGTCATATTTGACAGCGAATTCAATCGCCTCAACTTTTCTAAAATAATCTTCATCTAGCTTATGAACTAGCCCCGGCTCATATCGTGGTTCTTTTTTAGTGAAATCCTGAAGTTTACTTATCATTGGTCCAATGATGTCTACAGTTATCACTCCAGCTTTTTCAGCTTGATCTAAAAGAAACTGTTTTTTTTCAGGAACGACTAACGTAAAGGCAATAATTGCATTTACTTCTTGAGCTAGGGTTACTACTTCTTCAATCGTTTCATTATCTTCTACATATGGAATTCTTCTAATATCGATATTTGAGTGATTGAATTGACTAGCAGCTGCTTTTACAACTAATTCTGCTGTTTCACCTACAGAATCAGAAACTACATATACTATTGGATGATTGATTATCTGCATTCTTACCTCCAGTTTCAAATTTCGAAGTTCTTTTCGATTAAATCTGAAAGAAATTCAAAATGTGACGTTAAATCTTAAGTTTTCTATTTTATGTTATCTACTAAACCAATTCATCATTTGCGAGATCTACGATGGCTCTTGTAATATTAGTTTTTGTTATTCTTCCTACAACCTCAAACAACGAGCCGTTATTATTTTTCACTACCGGAAGAGCATCAATTTGCTTTTCAATGAGTTTTTTAGCAACATCGATGATTAAGTCTTCCTTATAGCAGATCGTTAAATTCGGCATTCTCGTCATAATAATACTTACAGGTACAGTCTCAAGCATTTGTTTTCCAATACTCGCTCTTAATAAATCTTTTCTTGATAAGACTCCTACTAAGGACGATTGTTGGTCTACCACAAACAATGTACCTACATCCTCTAAAAACATCGTACAAATAGCATCGTAAACAGATGATGAATCAGTTACAACAACTGGAATAGATTGGTATTGTTGTACAGTTAGTTTAGTTAACCTTTCAGTTAGGAGTCTACTCCCACTTTTCCCAGTATAAAAATAACCTACTCTTGGACGAGCGTCTAAATACCCTGCCATCGTTAGAATCGCTAAATCAGGACGTAAGGTAGCCCTAGTTAAAGAAAGCTGCTCTGCGATTTGTTCCCCTGTTATTGGTCCATTATCTTTTACGATTTGTAAAATACGTTCTTGCCTTTTATTTAGTTCGATTTTTCTCACCGCCTCCATAACACAATAAATAGTAAGCTGTTAAAATAAGCTTCCAAAGTCTTCAAATAAATTTTCAAGCTTATGTATTTTTTCTTTACCCCACTAAAATGTGTTATGCTTTTTGGATAATTATATACCATATTAAAGGATTTTCAAATAAGACTTGTTTGGACTTCTAGTTATTTTTTTAATTTAAAATAAAAAAAGATATCTTTCACTTGAGAGATATCTTAATTATACTATTCTAATTTCATTTTATCGATTTGATTTAAAAACCGTTTACTCTTTAAATATAGACCTGAATATTCATCAAAATAGCATTCTAAAACTTGTTTTAATTGTACTTTTGTTTCAGTTTTTACCGATATTGCCCCTAAACGATTTAAATCAAAATGATAAAACAGTCTGAGTAGTTTTGCCGTACCAGAACTGATCTTGATGGTTCTTTCATCAACATGTAAGCACCGGTGACATAGAAATCCTCCTTCTTTAACTGAGAAAGAATACTCCCCTTCAGTAGCACCGCAATGTGAACATCCATCAACATATAAGCCGATTCCTGCCACCTTTAACATTTTCACTTCAAAGATTCGAGTTAAAACTTCATAATCTAAACCTTCATCAATATACTTTAATGTTTGAAAAAGAAGCTCATATAAATATGGATTTATCTCGTATTGTTCTGTTAGTTTATCTAATAGCTCGACAATATAAGCCCCATAAGCTGTTAAAAATAGATCTTCACGTAAATCTCGAAACGATTGGATCATTTCTCCTTGATTTAAAACACCTAGACCAGAGGTTTTTTGAAAAACATATTGACCATGCGTGAACAGTTGTGAAATTGAAGAAAGACGGCTCTTTGGACGCTTTGCACCACGAGCCATCACTCCAATCTTACCTAATTCTCTCGTATACAATGTTAGAATTTTATTCGCTTCTCCATAATCTGTGGTGCGAATAACAATCCCCTCTACTTTTTGTAACATTTTTGATCACCGCGCCATTTTCAAAATAGCAAACAAGATCAATTTGTAGGAGTGTCTATTTCATCTAGCTTCTCTGTAAACTCCTCTAGCGGTTGCGTAGTGTCTCTTTCAATTTCCTTCAAAATTAAGTAAGTATCGACGTTACCTGTCATCGAAAATACCTTCCAGGAAAAATCTAACATAAGACAATCCACCCTTTCTTTTTTCGAGAAACTGAATTTCATTTGATTTTTAGTTAACTTCTCTTACCTACCACAATGGTATTTATAAAAGCTATCCTAGACCTCGCTATAACATTTAGAATGACCTTATTTACGAAAAACATGTTAAGGAAAAATTACTAATTTTTTTTAATGTAGAATGTAAAGTGTAAAGTGTAGAGTTCTCTGGGCATTGCTTCGAAGCAACGCTTTCAAAAAAACTTCTTTCGAACTACATTCACTAACTTTACACTCTAAACTATAAACTCTACACTATAATCATTTTAGCTTATTTCCAAAACAAAAAACAACGGCCGAATAGCGCCATTGTTTAACGTTTTGTTAGCATTTTTAATACTCATCTTCTCTAAAGCCAAAATCCCTCAAAAATCCTGGTTTATTTCGCCAATCTTTTTGAACTTTCACCCAAAGTTCGAGGAATATTTTTGATCCTAGTAGTACTTCGATGTCACCTCTAGCTCTCTTACCTATTTCCCTTAGCATTGCACCTTGCTTCCCAATAATGATTCCTTTTTGGGAGCTTCTTTCAACAATGATTGTAGCACCGACATAGACAGTTCCACCCTCACGTTGCTTCATTTGCTCAATTCCAACAGCAATTGAATGGGGAATTTCTTCCCTAGTTAAATGAAGTACCTTTTCACGAATAAGTTCTGAAACAATGAAACGTTCAGGATGATCTGTCACTTGATCAGCAGGGTAATATTGAGGTCCTTCTTTTAAATGTTGGATAATTTGTTCTTTTAACGTACTGACATTATTTCCTTGTAGCGCTGAAACTGGAATAATTTCAGTAAAATTATATTTTACTCGATATTCATCAATAAATTTAAAAAGTTGATCTGGATGAATTAAATCAATTTTATTTATCACTAAGAATACTGGTGTTTGAACGGACTGTAGTTGCTCGATAATCATTTGATCTCCAGCTCCAAAGCCTTCTTTCGCATCGACTACAAATAAAATTAGATCAACTTCTCTTAATGTTTGATAGGCAACCTTCATCATAAAGTCACCTAATTTATGTTTTGGTTTATGTATTCCGGGTGTATCAATAAAAACAATCTGTGCATCATTTTCAGTATAAACACCTTGTACTTTATTTCTAGTTGTTTGTGGTTTATCACTCATAATGGCAATTTTCTGGCCAATAACATTATTTAATAACGTCGATTTCCCGACGTTCGGTCTACCAATTATTGAAACAAAACCTGATTTATAATTCGATTTACTCATTTAAATCCTCCGGTGAAAAAGCTCCTGGTAATAATTTTTCAACTGTTGTTTCTTCAACGTCTCCTTGGAGGTTCGTTAAAATAACTTTCATATCACCTGGGCAAAGTTCTGCAATGACTTGTCTACACGCACCACAAGGGGGCACAGGACGCTTTGTGTCAGCAACGACACATAATGTATCGAAATGTTTATCTCCTTTTGCATACGCCGCAAACAGCGCTGTTCTTTCGGCACAGTTGCACATACTGTATGCTGCGTTTTCAATATTACAACCATGGTATACCTTTCCTTTTGTTGTAAGTAGAGCTGCCCCTACTTTAAATTTTGAATATGGAACATACGCTTTTTCTCTCGCTATTTTTGCTTCTTCCATTAGGCGACTTTTTTCCATCTTTAATCTTCCTTTCTACTCTTAACCTTTACTACAAATTCTTTCCTAAAACGTTGTTCTTCAAGCTCCTTTTCCTTAAGTAACATATCCGCACGATCTGGTGGTACAACAACCCCACCTGAAATAATAAATTTTAATCCTTGTTCAACTGACATGTCTAGGATTGTTACATCTTCTTCTGGAACTAAAACTAGCCATCCAGAAGTGGGATTAGGGGTCGTTGGCAGAAAGACATTAATACAGTTTTTGTTCGTTCTTCTTTGGACTTCGCCCTTTGATTCTCCCGTTAAAAAACCAAGTGTGTAAACACCTTTGCGTGGATATTCAATCATAACTACTTTTTTGAACGATGAACGCTCCTGGGTAAATGCATTAATCATTTGTTCGACAGATGAATAAATATAGTTTGCTACTGGTATTTTTCGAAAAAAATGGTCAACTCGGTCAAAAACATGTTGCTTTTTCCCTTTTCTTCTATAGGATCCGATTACTGAGATAATCACGACTGTTAAAATAAAACCAATCCCAATTATTCGTTCAGAAAATGGAGTGTAGACCCCTAAAAAATAGATCGTACCTTCATCAATTCTTATTATTCTCAATGCTTTTAAAACATCAGATAAAAATTGTCCTAAAAAGCGATCAATGATAGAAAATAATAATTGAATTATGTAAATAGTGACAATGGCTGGTAATAAGGTAATAAAGCCCGCGATAATATTTTTTTGAAACGTCTTCCACATGAGAAGTAACCCCTCTCATAATTAGTTTAGGTAGTTTATTCTCTAGTGCGTGTTCAAAAAGGAGATAATCAGAGCCAACGAAGAATTCGCAAGCTTGTATTACGGACTTTTTGAACATCCTCTTCCTAGAGTAAAGCCTTTACAATCTCTACGATTGGTCTATAAAAAATTAATATGCCGATTACGACCGTAAAAAAACTAAAAATCAAAACTGCTCCTGCTGATACGTCTTTAGCTATTTTCGCCATCGGGTGATATTCCTTTGTTACAAGATCTACGACTCGCTCAATTGCAGTGTTAATTACTTCTAACGAAATCACAATTCCAATGACTAGTAGCAGAATTAACTTTTCATATAATGGGATCTTTAATATAAAAGCAAAACTAATCATGATTGTTGCAATCAGGATGTGAATTTTCATATTTTGCTCATGACGGATCGCATGTTTTAAACCTGTCCAAGCGTAAATGAAGCTACATGTAAATCTTTTCCAATAACGATCATAATTATTTTTGAAGTCCATAAGCCTCTAATAATTCCTCTTGGCGTTTAAACATCACTTTCTCTTCTTCCTCATTTATATGATCATACCCTAATAGGTGTAAAAAACCATGGACGACAAGAAAGCCTAGTTCACGATTAATTGAGTGACCATATTCCTCTGCTTGTTGAACAGTTTTTGGATAAGAAACGATGATATCTCCTAATAGATTAGGTATTACCTCAGCAAACACGTCACTTTCATCATCATTTAATGCAAAGGAAATAACATCAGTTACCGAGTCTTTATTTCGGTATTCCTTGTTAATCTCTTGTATCGTTTTATTATCTACAAAGGTAACAGAAACCTCTGATCCTTCAGTAACATTTTCCTCAGTGGCAACAAAGTTGATAATTGTTTCAATAAGTTTTACCTGATCCTCTGAAAGTGCATTCGTTTCATCATGAATATCAACATCAATGATCACTTTGATTCTCTCCTTTCTCTTTCACATCTTCGGGATACTCAATCCTTGAATGAAACGTCCCTTTCAATGTTTCACAAATCGATGTAGCAACTGTGTTCAGTTGTTTTAATGTTAAATCACATTCATCAAACTGGCCATCTTCAAGTCGATCTGTAATAATTTTCTTTACTAACGCTTCAATTTTTTCTGGCGTTGGTTTAGCCATCGAGCGAACTGCTGCCTCAACACAATCAGAAATTCCGACAACTGCACTTTCAACGGTTTGCGCTTTAGGACCCGGATAGCGGAACTCTTGCTCAGAAACGGGTTTGTCTGAATCCTGATTTGCTTTATGATAAAAGTACTTTAACAGACTTGTGCCGTGGTGTTGCTCTGCAATATCAACAATTTCCTTTGGCATCTTATAGTTTCTCAATAACTCTGCACCATCATAAGGATGAGAAATAATAATCGTCTTACTTAATTGTGGCGATAGCTTATCATGGGGGTTATCCATCCTCATCTGGTTTTCAATAAAGAATTGCGGTCGTTTCGTTTTCCCTAAATCATGATAGTAAGATCCGACTCGGGCTAATAGCCCATTTGCACCAATTGCCTCACAAGCAGACTCTGACAAGTTAGCGACAATAACACTATGATGATACGTACCAGGTGTTTCAACTAGTATTTTTCGTAATAGTGGATGATTTGGATTAGATAGTTCAATTAACTTCATTGAAGATAGTATTCCAAAACCAGCTTCAAAAAAAGGCAATAAACCTATGGTTAAAACAGCCGCGAGAAATCCAGAAAGAAATGCAAATCCAATGTTGGAACCTATGGCAATCCACCCATATTGAGCATTCTTTAACATTAGTAATGCCACAATTGTACAAATATTAATAGCTGCCACGAAAAGACCAGCTTGTAAAATTCTAGAGACTCTGTTTGACTTGCTTAAAAAGAAGACTCCAGCTACTGAACTAAAAAACACGTAAATTCCTAAGGTATAATTAAGAATAGCAGATGATTCTTCATTAAAAATAATGCTGGCGATAATTGAAAAAACCATACTTGTAAACAAAGCTACGCGCTGATGTATTAACATTGTTATTAACATCGATCCAACTGCCACAGGAGTGATTAGCGTAACTCCTTGTAGGTTTAAGTTGTGAGTATAACTCGTAATCTTCATAATAACAACTGTTACTAAAAATATAAGTACATACATTAAAAGATGACTATTATTTTGTTGTAATGATGTTTTTGCATCACCAAAATAATAAGCTAACATTGCAACAAGCATTAAAACAAGAATACCCAAACCGATAAAAGGTAGGATGTTTACCTGATCCTCGTGTAGACCTAAAAGAACAATTTGATTATAAATGGTTGAAGTGATTAATTCTCCATCTTCAACGATAAGTTGTCCTTCACGAATCATGATAGGTTCAACTGCATCTCTAGCGGCTTGTTTAGCTAGTTCAGTAGCCTCATTGTCATTGATATAATTAGCTGTTATTGCAAATCGAGCAATTTCAATCATTGCTTGGTATAATTTGTGGCTACTAACCGATGATGGAACTATTTTCTTCTCAACAAGGTCTTTTGCTTCTTCTACATCATTTAGGCGAATTTCTTCTCTCATGACAGTGCGAATCGCATCAATAGTAATTTCTTTTGCTATATTTAATTCAGACTTGTCCACTAATAAAAAAGTCATTAAAACTTCATCAGACAAATCATCGCTCGTTTGATTTGATATAATTGACCGTAGCTGATCCATCCTTTCTTCAATTGGAACAGCTTTTACTTCACTTAATTTTTGTTCAAGCTCTTCCTCTGTCTCGAACTCCTCTTCTCTAACCTCATCTAAAGCTTCGTTATATTTTTGTTCTGCCTCATCATTGATCCGCTTGACTATATCAAATATTTCTTCAATTTTCTTAGCCTGTTTTTCTTCATAATCTTTTTTATTCGTATATTGAGGACCTACAGCTTCAGCTGCGAGTCTTTTCTTTTCCTCTGTCGCCGATTTATTTTCTATTGTTATTGGAGCACGGATATCTTGCTCAGCTACGGATCCTAAAGAAACATTTAATGTATTAGGGATGATATTACTTACCATCGATAAGTACATAATCAAACCTAAAGTAAAGAATAGAATAAGCCTTATGTAACGGTGGTCTTTAAATTTTTTCCACCACTTTTGTTGATCAATTGGTGCCTGTTTCCCCATTCTCTCACCTCTTTTATTAAAATGTCCGTTTCCCTCTTTAAATGCTAACATACCAATATAGTATTGAATAACCCAAAATAAAGTCCTTATGTACAAAATCGAGAATTAACAACAAAATGTTAATTCTCAATTTTATTATACAATATTAATTTTGTGAGAAGGTTACAAGATCATTACTCTTGTTGTTTTATTACAAAATCTTTCATACATAAAGCATTAAGTGCTTTCATTTTCTGATTTTTCATAAGCATTAATCACTTTCTGCACTAATGTATGTCGAACAACATCTGCAGCTTGTAGATGAATAAATTCAATACCATGAACCTTATCTAGCACCTCGAGCGCTGTTCGTAATCCCGACTTCTTCCCCTTAGGTAAGTCAATTTGTGTTAAATCACCTGTGATAACCATTTTAGAACCAAAACCTAATCTAGTTAAAAACATTTTTATTTGTTCAGATGTTGTATTTTGGGCTTCATCTAAGATAACAAATGAATCATCTAATGTTCTACCCCTCATATATGCTAGTGGAGCAACTTCAATTGTTCCTCGCTCCATCAATCGAACTGTTTGCTCTACTCCCAAAACATCATGCATCGCATCATATAATGGTCTTAAATAAGGATCAACCTTTTCTTTAAGGTCTCCAGGTAAAAAACCTAAGCTTTCACCTGCTTCAACAGCAGGTCTAGTTAAGACAATTCGTTTTACAAATCCGTCTTTCAAGGCATTTACAGCCATAACGACAGCCAAATATGTTTTACCAGTTCCAGCAGGCCCAATACCAAAGACAATATCCCATTTTTTAATCGCTGAAATGTAATGACGTTGGCCAAGCGTTTTTACTAAAATTGGTTTACCTTTAACATTAACAGCAATTTTCTCCTGGTATAGCTCCAGCAGCTCTTCAAGCATCCCTCGCTCAGCCAATCCGACAGCATATACGATATCTCGTTCAGAAATTTGTGTACCTTTTCGAATTAAAATGAGAAGTGCGTCAATTACTTCTACTACAATTAAAATTTTTGCTTCTTCTCCAGTAACTAATATTTTTTCGCCTCTAGTCACAATTTTTACATCAAGCTTTTCTTCCATTCTTTTTAAATGGCTGTCATTTGGTCCAAATAAACTTTGTGCTTCAGTCGCTTTTTCTAATTGTAAATCAATAAGCTTTTCTGCCAATAGTCTCAATCCCCTTGAATGATTGGTTGTGAAGTCGCTATATCTTCTATTACCTGGTAGTGTATCATTAATTTAACTTTACCATTCTCAATTGTTTCGTGCAAAATTTTTTCACCTTTTATTATTGCATCCTTATCTAACTTTTTCAGTAACTCTTCTCTAGCCATGAGTGTCGCAATGCTAATTGCTTCTTCCTCACTATATTCTATTATTAGTGTTTCCTTTTCTAAAAAATATTTGCGGTTATATTTAATTGGCAATATCCATTTCAAAAACCTCAAATTATGACTGTATTCATT
This window harbors:
- a CDS encoding cytidine deaminase → MEKSRLMEEAKIAREKAYVPYSKFKVGAALLTTKGKVYHGCNIENAAYSMCNCAERTALFAAYAKGDKHFDTLCVVADTKRPVPPCGACRQVIAELCPGDMKVILTNLQGDVEETTVEKLLPGAFSPEDLNE
- a CDS encoding DUF502 domain-containing protein, encoding MWKTFQKNIIAGFITLLPAIVTIYIIQLLFSIIDRFLGQFLSDVLKALRIIRIDEGTIYFLGVYTPFSERIIGIGFILTVVIISVIGSYRRKGKKQHVFDRVDHFFRKIPVANYIYSSVEQMINAFTQERSSFKKVVMIEYPRKGVYTLGFLTGESKGEVQRRTNKNCINVFLPTTPNPTSGWLVLVPEEDVTILDMSVEQGLKFIISGGVVVPPDRADMLLKEKELEEQRFRKEFVVKVKSRKED
- a CDS encoding diacylglycerol kinase family protein, giving the protein MDFKNNYDRYWKRFTCSFIYAWTGLKHAIRHEQNMKIHILIATIMISFAFILKIPLYEKLILLLVIGIVISLEVINTAIERVVDLVTKEYHPMAKIAKDVSAGAVLIFSFFTVVIGILIFYRPIVEIVKALL
- the ybeY gene encoding rRNA maturation RNase YbeY codes for the protein MIIDVDIHDETNALSEDQVKLIETIINFVATEENVTEGSEVSVTFVDNKTIQEINKEYRNKDSVTDVISFALNDDESDVFAEVIPNLLGDIIVSYPKTVQQAEEYGHSINRELGFLVVHGFLHLLGYDHINEEEEKVMFKRQEELLEAYGLQK
- a CDS encoding HD family phosphohydrolase codes for the protein MGKQAPIDQQKWWKKFKDHRYIRLILFFTLGLIMYLSMVSNIIPNTLNVSLGSVAEQDIRAPITIENKSATEEKKRLAAEAVGPQYTNKKDYEEKQAKKIEEIFDIVKRINDEAEQKYNEALDEVREEEFETEEELEQKLSEVKAVPIEERMDQLRSIISNQTSDDLSDEVLMTFLLVDKSELNIAKEITIDAIRTVMREEIRLNDVEEAKDLVEKKIVPSSVSSHKLYQAMIEIARFAITANYINDNEATELAKQAARDAVEPIMIREGQLIVEDGELITSTIYNQIVLLGLHEDQVNILPFIGLGILVLMLVAMLAYYFGDAKTSLQQNNSHLLMYVLIFLVTVVIMKITSYTHNLNLQGVTLITPVAVGSMLITMLIHQRVALFTSMVFSIIASIIFNEESSAILNYTLGIYVFFSSVAGVFFLSKSNRVSRILQAGLFVAAINICTIVALLMLKNAQYGWIAIGSNIGFAFLSGFLAAVLTIGLLPFFEAGFGILSSMKLIELSNPNHPLLRKILVETPGTYHHSVIVANLSESACEAIGANGLLARVGSYYHDLGKTKRPQFFIENQMRMDNPHDKLSPQLSKTIIISHPYDGAELLRNYKMPKEIVDIAEQHHGTSLLKYFYHKANQDSDKPVSEQEFRYPGPKAQTVESAVVGISDCVEAAVRSMAKPTPEKIEALVKKIITDRLEDGQFDECDLTLKQLNTVATSICETLKGTFHSRIEYPEDVKEKGENQSDH
- a CDS encoding PhoH family protein; protein product: MAEKLIDLQLEKATEAQSLFGPNDSHLKRMEEKLDVKIVTRGEKILVTGEEAKILIVVEVIDALLILIRKGTQISERDIVYAVGLAERGMLEELLELYQEKIAVNVKGKPILVKTLGQRHYISAIKKWDIVFGIGPAGTGKTYLAVVMAVNALKDGFVKRIVLTRPAVEAGESLGFLPGDLKEKVDPYLRPLYDAMHDVLGVEQTVRLMERGTIEVAPLAYMRGRTLDDSFVILDEAQNTTSEQIKMFLTRLGFGSKMVITGDLTQIDLPKGKKSGLRTALEVLDKVHGIEFIHLQAADVVRHTLVQKVINAYEKSENEST